The following are from one region of the Haloactinomyces albus genome:
- a CDS encoding restriction endonuclease: MAVPEFQTLMLPLLQALSDGESRHWREQRDACARELGLTEEDLAEAISTGGSKFDNRVQWAHSYLFQAGLLTRPQRGHVQIAERGQKVLADAPERIDKAFLSQFAEYQDFRSRTKRSTETAGESDAVEVSSSASTTPWETIDAAVQESNEVLSVELLHHVRAREPEFLEKLVLDLLTAMGYGGRTGATEHWGRSGDGGIDGTIRQDELGLDRVFVQAKRYNAEHTVGRPDIQAFVGALHGVQADRGVFITTSRFSQEARDYVERIPNRIILIDGHRLAELMLLYNVGVQDERTFVLKRIDEDFFE, encoded by the coding sequence CCGGAATTCCAAACTCTGATGTTGCCCCTGCTGCAGGCACTCTCCGACGGAGAATCGCGCCACTGGCGCGAGCAACGCGACGCGTGTGCGCGAGAACTCGGACTGACCGAGGAGGATTTGGCAGAGGCGATCTCCACCGGTGGATCGAAGTTCGACAACCGGGTTCAGTGGGCGCATTCGTATCTCTTCCAGGCTGGGCTGCTCACCCGTCCGCAGCGCGGCCACGTGCAGATCGCCGAACGCGGGCAGAAGGTTTTGGCCGACGCTCCGGAACGCATCGACAAGGCCTTCCTTTCCCAGTTCGCGGAATACCAGGATTTCCGCTCCCGCACCAAGCGGTCCACCGAAACGGCCGGTGAGTCGGATGCCGTGGAGGTGAGCAGCTCCGCGAGCACTACGCCGTGGGAAACGATCGACGCCGCGGTCCAGGAGAGCAACGAGGTACTGAGTGTCGAACTGCTGCACCATGTTCGTGCGCGGGAACCGGAGTTTCTGGAGAAGCTCGTACTCGATCTGCTGACCGCGATGGGCTACGGCGGTCGCACCGGGGCCACCGAACACTGGGGCCGCTCCGGCGACGGCGGGATCGACGGGACCATCCGGCAGGACGAACTCGGCCTCGACCGCGTCTTCGTGCAGGCCAAGCGCTACAACGCCGAGCACACCGTGGGCCGCCCCGACATCCAGGCCTTCGTGGGTGCGTTGCACGGGGTGCAGGCCGACCGGGGAGTGTTCATCACCACCAGTCGGTTCAGCCAGGAAGCTCGGGACTACGTCGAGCGCATCCCGAACCGGATCATCCTCATCGACGGTCACCGGCTGGCCGAGCTGATGCTGCTCTACAACGTCGGTGTGCAGGACGAACGCACCTTCGTGCTCAAGCGCATCGACGAGGACTTCTTCGAGTGA